One Myxococcales bacterium genomic region harbors:
- a CDS encoding HAMP domain-containing histidine kinase, with product MTPEVAFAGPLPLAMVLEKIDLGIVGVSPSAELVVYSNPKARELLGGDVDADMVAELFGSRLRGARTSIASFLIGDWVRVGEHCVGFSVYELPDGSQWIILRDVTDKLRLQRVAEGTTVANNLGYAFAGLAHELGNPINSVKMAATVLRENMTTFSAEKQHEYLTEIVSETVRMQEILRLMQGFIGLGELDLEPLDLADECRKLVSLVGRDTTRKGIAIVSAFAARGPVVARADATALRQVLLNLLTNATEAVSDRDMPQITLDVAYGEGAAYVRVHDNGRGISAGEKERLFFPFYSTRPGGMGFGLVIVKKLVSAMGGTIEVTSEPGVGTSFEVTLPLAEAG from the coding sequence ATGACGCCCGAGGTCGCCTTCGCGGGGCCGCTTCCGCTCGCCATGGTGCTCGAGAAGATCGATCTCGGCATCGTGGGCGTGAGCCCGTCGGCCGAGCTCGTGGTCTACTCGAACCCGAAGGCGCGTGAGCTCCTCGGGGGAGACGTCGACGCCGACATGGTGGCCGAGCTCTTCGGGAGCCGCCTCCGCGGAGCGCGCACCAGCATCGCCTCGTTCCTCATCGGCGACTGGGTGAGGGTGGGCGAGCACTGCGTGGGCTTCTCCGTCTACGAGCTCCCCGACGGCTCGCAGTGGATCATCCTGCGCGACGTGACCGACAAGCTCCGCCTCCAGCGCGTGGCCGAGGGCACGACGGTGGCGAACAACCTCGGCTACGCCTTCGCGGGCTTGGCCCACGAGCTCGGAAACCCCATCAACTCCGTGAAGATGGCCGCCACGGTCCTGCGCGAGAACATGACCACGTTCAGCGCCGAGAAGCAGCACGAGTACCTCACCGAGATCGTCTCCGAGACGGTGCGCATGCAGGAGATCCTCCGCCTCATGCAGGGGTTCATCGGGCTCGGCGAGCTCGATCTCGAGCCGCTCGATCTCGCCGACGAGTGCCGAAAGCTCGTGAGCCTCGTGGGCCGAGACACGACCCGGAAGGGCATCGCCATCGTCTCTGCGTTCGCCGCGCGTGGCCCCGTGGTCGCCCGGGCCGACGCCACGGCGCTCCGCCAGGTGCTCTTGAACTTGCTCACGAACGCGACCGAGGCCGTGAGCGATCGCGACATGCCCCAGATCACGCTCGACGTGGCCTACGGCGAAGGCGCCGCGTACGTCCGCGTACACGACAACGGCCGTGGCATCTCGGCGGGAGAGAAGGAGCGGCTCTTCTTCCCGTTCTATTCGACGCGCCCCGGCGGCATGGGCTTCGGGCTCGTGATCGTGAAGAAGCTCGTCTCCGCGATGGGCGGCACCATCGAGGTGACGAGCGAGCCCGGGGTGGGCACGTCGTTCGAGGTGACGCTACCGCTCGCCGAGGCAGGGTGA
- a CDS encoding ParA family protein — MIRVAVASPKGGVGKTTIALNLAFALASLGRRVLLVDADPQGGIGHSLTGRAKEAEGLFELANGTSSGSVLIETKVKGFAIVPFGKPSWEALDDVGAFLATGADVDRCLAPFANAFDVCLVDTAAGLTGTTRAVLEWAEHVITPIQTEPLALRSVSALVEVLAGLRSKGFPVRLTGVVLSMAQFRDELSLGVSQEVWSLFPEALVLDAFVPKDPIFVEASAKGVPVGLLKKRPPPVTAVFDRIAADLDSRLGLEDTTDGDDQPLSLLD; from the coding sequence ATGATTCGTGTCGCGGTCGCAAGTCCGAAAGGGGGCGTGGGCAAGACCACCATCGCCCTCAACCTGGCGTTCGCGCTCGCCAGCCTCGGGAGGCGTGTGCTCCTCGTCGACGCCGACCCGCAAGGTGGCATCGGTCACTCTCTCACCGGTCGCGCCAAGGAGGCCGAGGGCCTCTTCGAGCTCGCGAACGGCACGTCGTCGGGCAGCGTGCTCATCGAGACCAAGGTGAAGGGCTTCGCCATCGTCCCGTTCGGCAAACCCTCCTGGGAGGCGCTCGACGACGTCGGTGCCTTCCTCGCCACGGGAGCCGACGTGGACCGGTGCCTCGCGCCCTTCGCGAACGCGTTCGACGTCTGCCTCGTCGACACGGCCGCCGGCCTCACCGGGACCACGCGCGCCGTGCTCGAGTGGGCCGAGCACGTGATTACGCCCATCCAGACCGAGCCGCTCGCGCTCCGCTCGGTGTCGGCGCTCGTCGAGGTGCTCGCGGGCCTCCGCTCGAAGGGCTTCCCCGTACGCCTCACGGGCGTCGTGCTCTCGATGGCGCAGTTCCGAGACGAGCTCTCGCTCGGCGTGTCGCAAGAGGTGTGGTCGCTCTTCCCCGAGGCCCTCGTGCTCGACGCGTTCGTCCCCAAGGACCCTATTTTCGTCGAGGCGAGCGCCAAGGGCGTGCCGGTCGGGCTCCTCAAGAAGAGGCCTCCCCCGGTGACGGCCGTCTTCGATCGCATCGCCGCCGATCTCGACTCGCGACTTGGCCTGGAGGACACCACAGATGGCGACGACCAGCCGCTCTCTCTCTTGGATTGA